The DNA sequence GTGTCAGTGTGAGAGAGGCAGCCATGGACCAAGAATTCAGCTTCTTTTTTCTCAATTCTGGCAGGACTGAGGGAACCGAGGGGCTGCAGAAAAGATGTGCTGCCTGTCCTGCTCCCTGAAGCCACCTGGAGCCTCCTGTCTATCCGTGGCTGAAGACCGCGGGAACTCAGGgcacgagtgtgtgtgtgtgtgtgtgtgtgtgtgcagtcgCTTCCTACTAACCCACTCCCATCCCCAACGCCACTGAGCTCAACAGCCCTGCCAGTCTTCTCCTCTCTCACCCCAACTTCAACCACTCGTTAACTCGGCTAAGGACCTACCAACGGAAGGCACAGTGCCAGGTGCTGCAGGACGCCAGCAACCTCCTCCTCGGCTGACTGCAAGTTAattaacacaaaggaaaagatcACTATCACTCTTTGGGTGTCTTTTAAGTGTCAGGGATGATACTAAGCACTTGCATATGCTATTTCATAAATTCCTGCCTCTAGGCAGagccattttagaaatgagaagactgaggctcaaaGGCCGAGTGACTGTTCCAAGACGATGGGGCAAgttaagtggtggagctgggatttgaaacaAGACCTGTTTGCCTTCGCTGCCCGCAGCATCAACCTGTGCTGTGCCCAGCAGGGTGAATATGTGAGAAAGCATTAAAGGGATTCCATGCTTTAAATGAGATATGCCAGATGTCTTATCAAAGCTTTTAGATACAAGAGGGTTCTTGGAAAAACTATCATTGAAAAAATCAaatccaactacatgacattctggaaaaggagacagtaaaaagatcagtagtcgccaggggttggagggagggaggaataggcagaacacagaggatttcTAGGGTAGTGGAACTATTGTGTATGATACAATAACGGTGGATACATGTTCTTACACATTGGTCCAAATCCATAGAACATACACCACCAACAGTGAACTATGGGTGATAATGACTGTCaatgtaggccaggcatggtggctcacgcctgtaatcttagcactctgggaggctgaggcgggaggattgcttgagctcaggagttcgagaccagcctgagcaaaagcaagaccccgtctttaccaaaaatagaaaaaattagctgggcatggtggtaggcacctgtagtcccagctactcaggaggctgaggcaggaggatcgcttgagcccaggagtttgaggctgcggtgagttgtgatgatgccaACTCACAACAAGTTCCAACAAGTTCATCCAACATTTGGAAAAGGACCTGAGGCCTTCAAGGAagctgccgggggtgggggcgggtacTAAGGATCTCTTAGTGGAACTTCTTTCTCAGGCTCTCTAGAACAGGTATggcagaaggcaggcaggaagggggTTGGAGGGGTCAGAAAGAATCCAGTTGGAGCTTCCTGGGCCCTGCAGTGAGGTCAGCCTGGGTTTGGCAAAACAAGGAGGCTGAGATCAGGTGATAAGGGCCCAGTGGCCTTGAGGCCTTTCTGTGTGACCAGCACAGCACCTGGACAGTGGACAGTTGGAGGGGAGAGAAGATCCCATAAAAGgaatcccccccaccccccacactttCCAGGCTCACCCATAGGTCTTCGTGCCCACCCCACACCAGGCGCCCTGGAATGCAGGTGGGGATGGTTCTGGGCACTCCCACCACCCCATGGGAACACAGCTGGCAGAAACCGGGGTCGTCCTTGCATCTGTACCAGTTcccacagtccctggcacaggaCTGGCCCTCGGAGGTGTCTGCTGAAAAGTTACATTGGCTGAGGCTGAAGCTGTCGTGTCTGGCAGTGCCAGGAGGAGGCCTGAGACATCCGAAGCCTGCCCATAACCCTGCGGAGGCCCTAGAAGGTCCAGCCTGATGATCACATCCTCGCACCCAAAGCTGCTGCAGGCCCCAGGGTGAGCgatgggcagggaggggaaagcTAGGAGTGTCTAAATGGCCAAATGACTATCGGCAGTAGTCACCAGAGGATCTGTCTGCCCACCATCTACTTCCTCTGCTCCCGGTGAGGGCAGCTTGATTTTCCCCTGGGTAATcaccccccactccctgcccagcTCAAGGGCCAGTCAGCCTGTTCTCACccccatccctacccctacccatttCCTGCCACGGGGCACCGGTTAAAGGATGGGCATCTCCATTTGAGCTGGTCTAGTGAGAGTTAAGCCTGGACTTCTAAACTCCGAGGAAGAAAGAGGTCCTTCTTTTAGTCACCTGTTacccagaggaaggaggagggagggatgaaggcTCACTCTGGCCAGATCAAGACATTTCAAGAAAACCAGAAACCTGGATTTTCACATGAAGTCTTCTGAGTTTTAAATATCAGCACCTGGtcccattatttctttaaaatactttgaGGGCCAGACCAAATGAGTCTGtgagccagatttggcccacaggccaccAGATGCGACCTTGGCTCTATAATAATGCTACTACCTTCAGTGTGGCTATCCAGAAACCCCTCTCAATTTGGTCGCAGTTGACTTTCCCAGCTGCCTGGCCTCCCACTCCTGGCTCGACCTTTCACTCTGGCCACCCAGCCATGATGGACCTGTCCCCCTTCTCCAGCTGCAGGGTCTCCACAGCCCAGAGGATGCCCCACAGGCCAGGCATCTTCAGGCACGTGGCTCCTGCTGGTCTGTGAGCAACCCAGGCTCATCTGACCTCAGGGGACGGCTCTTCCAAGGACCTGCATTCCCCACTCCTCACTCCCTTCAGGTCCTTGCTCAAATGTCAGTTTCTCGGACCCTCCCTAACccacccttttaaaaaaaagaaaccctcccTAACCCCATGCTCAGCTCTTTCACCCCCtcttcctgatttatttttctccatagcactttttttctaaaacaggGGTCAGCAGACAacagcccacaggccaaacaGGCCTAttgcctgttttgtaaataaagttttattgaaacagtCATGTCCATTCAGTCATatactgtctatggctgctttcagcTACAAGGACAGCTGAATAGTTGTAGTAGAGACCATCACTCTGCAatgcctcaaatatttatcaactgCTCCTTTAgagaagtttgctgacccctgatttaAAATATGAGAATGTAGGCTCCACGAAGGCAGGGATTTTGCCAGCTTTGTTCTCTGCCATATCCTCAGCACCAAGTAACAGTACCTGGCATTTGAGGGACCCTCAGTATCTGCTGAAAAAATGCACAAACAAATCAACCACATTAAACTACTTCACGTCTTTGTGTATGCTATTCCCTCGGCCCTTCCTTCTCTATGCATTCTGTGTGGTTAAGCTCAGAGGGTCTCTCTAACATGAAGCATTCCCTGTCCCCTGCACCTTCCCCTAGGAACAGCCAGTTCCTCCTTCCTTCACGTGCCTCTTCTCTCAGCACTTCTCACCCTACAATGAAGTGATCTGTCTACCTGTTGTTCCCATCCACTAGACTAGGAGCTGCTTGGGGACAAGGATCTCATCTTATTTTTTTGCCAGAATTATgaatgcctggcacacggtaCAGGTCACAAATGACTGCTGATTGAACATGTGGATAGACGAATGAAACAATATATCAATATGGAGACTACAGAGTGGCCTGGTGTTTTGGGCCATATAATCTACCTCCTAAAGGTGGTGGAGGAAAGAGACAGATGGTTCAGAGGATCAACagagtcacatctgcaaagtgcTCTGAGCTAAAGCTCTAGAAAAAACCAAGACACCCCTTTACTGGCTACCTGGTGGTCCCCAGGACACCTATACCATCTACCCCCAGACCCCCATGACATTCCCCACACCAGTTGCCCTGGGGCCAAGCCCCTACTCATGCATACCTCATATTCAATGGCGAGGTCTGTGTGGTCATCAATGTCCACCTTGGCCATCACCACCTTCCCATGCTGCTTGGCCACCATCTTCTCTAACCGCGGCCCCAGGATCTTGCAGGGGCCACACCACCTTGGAAGATGAGAAAGGAAGCCCCAGTCAGTCACAAGACCACTCACCATTCCATCTACTGTCTCCCCAGAACCTTCCCCAGACCCACATCTAAGGGAACTTTTGCCCTTGTTACCTCTGTTTACAGTGTTTAAAAATTAACACACCAAACGGTAATGTCAGGAGACTCTGCACCTGGGAAATTTTCACAGATCTCAGATTTCTGAAACATAGGCCTCATCACAAGACTCTTATAAAGATGATTTCACTTATTGCAATATATCTCAGAGAAATACACTGTCATATAGGGGACCTATAGAGTTATTTCAAACACCACGTGGACTCAGCACTGAAGGGAGGGGAAGCGAATGGCTAGGAGTGTCTATAATGTGTCGGTGACTGTGCCAGCACCTTCTGAGCTCTTAACCAACAGAACCCTCAACTCTGCAAAGGAAGAGGAAGCCTCttctgaagaaactgaggcctgtaTGAGTTAACAGACTTGTGTAAGATTACAGAAGCACGGCTGGAACAGCAACCCAAAGCTGTGTTCAACGTGTCTTCTTTCACCCCCAAGTTACTCTGTGATCTCACAGCCCCTGCGGCAATTGCTCTCACTGCCCTGATCACACTGCACCAAAGGCAGGTGTCCCCTCTTGGTGAATGCTGTCACCTTTATGTATGTGGCAATAAGGAAAGTCCCTGGCACCGAATGAACAAACTCACCCTGATTCCTTGTTGGAGAACAAAATAAGGCACGCCCCTTCATTTTGGAAGCCCTCTCTGGATTGCTCACCGCACCAGGAAGACGGAATAATAGCTCCACCTTCTATAAGCCCCTGGCTgacaatttctattttattctcaaCCTTTAAAACCTTTTCTGGCTGGGcatcgtggctcatgcctgtaatcccagcactctgggaagattgctggaggccaggagttcaagattcctggacaacatattgagacccccatctctataaaaaatgaaaaataattagccaggcaaaCCTGCTCCTAGagtcctagctacccaggaggctgaggcaggaggatcacccgaatctaggagtctgaggttgctgtaaactatgatcacaccactgcactccagcctgggtgacagaccaagtctctgtttcttaaaacaaaacaaaacaaaacagaacaaaaaaaaaaaccaaaaatcttcCTGTTAAGATTTCACTCAATGAACTCATAATACCTAAAAACCCAGTCTGCAAGCTCTTATCTCCTACTTCAAGTGAAAAAAGGGAGCACAAGGATATCAAATAGCCTGCTCAAGGCAACATGGTGAGTCAGAGAAAGAACCAGAAGGCCTCTGAATTTCTAACTTAGGCTACACTGGCTTCTCTCAGGATCCCTCATTCTGAGCGGTTTGTCCAGTTTTTTTGTAGTTTGGTATCTAGCCGGCCCTAAAGGTCTATAAATGAAGACGGCCAGGCTAAAAACCAGAAGGCCAAAGGTACTTACATATCTCCAAAACAAACacagaactgaaaagaaattCCTGCCCATCCGCTGCATGCTTGGGTATCACTGTGGTGGCACTGATAACATTTTGCCAGCCCTTCCCATAGTTTTCGGTGGCAAGAtgttaaaatcaaatcaaatctgCAGGGCCAGAAACTTGTATACACCGAAAGCCAGGTGATGCTATGGTCATATTTTTCCAACTTCGGTCCATGCTGAAGATGACTCTGAGCTTTCCAGGCAGTAAGATACAGAACATAAGTGTTTTGCAACACTCATCACAGTCAGCTTTAAAGACTGTTCACTAGTCTGTCTCCTATCAGACTGCACTCTTCTTGGGAACAGGGACTGAATCTCACTGGACTTTGTAATGAGCGTACGTATGAGAGGCACCAAACATGGTACTGGGACGTaccaagcactcaataaacacttgAACAAGTGAGACCGCAGTCTTCTGTTGACCCCCAGTACTCACTGTGCATGGAAATCCACAACCACTGGGGTCTCACTGTTGACAACTCGGTCTTGAAAGTCAGGTCCATCCTGGATGTTAAAGGTTGTTGAAAGGACTCTGGTGGTACATATTGTCCGGGCTGGGCTGGGAGTTACTGTCAGGCCACCAGGACTGCACTGTGGGGTCTGCAGGGCCCCAGAGGTGAGGGGTGGCCACCGACCCTGAGGGGGCTTCCTGAAGATGACAGACGCCAGAAACCTCCTCAGGAGAAGTCGCTGAGCCATCTGTAAAGGAAAGAGGCAAAAAGAGCTGGGGCACACAACAGGAAGTGAACACACTAGGGAAAAAAAGGGATTTGGGAATACTGAGGGCCTCAAATTGGAAGCAAAATGCAAGGAAATAATATATAAGATTTGTGCAGTACAGATGAATGAGGAAAGAGAACCAAGGGAAAGAAGGAATGGGTAGGCAAACCAGAAGAACAGGAAAACTGTGTTGACAACCAAAGAGAAATCAGGATTTAGGTGGAATTATAACATAAGAATGGGAAGGAGGAaacagtatttactgagcacctgctacggGCCAATTGCCTTACATACATTATTCGTCCTCCCAGATCAACTTTAAGAAAGTTGCTATAGTATTGCCCATATTACAGATAAGGAGAGGAATCTGAAACTCAAGTAAGTTAAGTGACATGCCCAAAGTAACCCAACTACTAAATGACAGCCAACATTGGAACCCAAAGCTGTGTGCAAAGTCCA is a window from the Eulemur rufifrons isolate Redbay chromosome 16, OSU_ERuf_1, whole genome shotgun sequence genome containing:
- the TXN2 gene encoding thioredoxin, mitochondrial; translated protein: MAQRLLLRRFLASVIFRKPPQGRWPPLTSGALQTPQCSPGGLTVTPSPARTICTTRVLSTTFNIQDGPDFQDRVVNSETPVVVDFHAQWCGPCKILGPRLEKMVAKQHGKVVMAKVDIDDHTDLAIEYEVSAVPTVLAIKNGDVVDKFVGIKDEDQLEAFLKKLIG